The following are from one region of the Coffea eugenioides isolate CCC68of chromosome 2, Ceug_1.0, whole genome shotgun sequence genome:
- the LOC113763502 gene encoding protein RADIALIS-like 1, which yields MASSSISSRSTSSSGSWTVTQNKAFEKALAVYDKDTPDRWSKVARAVGGKTPDEVKRHYEILVEDIKQIEGGHVPYPNYRTAASG from the exons ATGGCATCAAGCTCAATTTCCTCCCGCAGCACCTCATCATCAGGTTCTTGGACCGTAACACAGAACAAAGCCTTTGAAAAGGCTTTGGCCGTGTACGATAAGGACACACCTGACCGCTGGTCCAAGGTGGCCAGGGCCGTTGGTGGGAAAACCCCAGATGAGGTGAAGAGGCACTATGAAATCCTTGTTGAAGACATCAAGCAAATCGAGGGCGGTCATGTGCCCTATCCCAACTACAGGACCGCCGCTTCAG GGTGA
- the LOC113763501 gene encoding uncharacterized protein LOC113763501: MAAESSQNEKLPSSKAPTQAMTSCRKKKNEDATFLEGLKDHIDEFMHASMDEHKTCFQKTIKKMFGMSKVVAERNAETANVESSLPLRTSLSE; the protein is encoded by the exons ATGGCAGCTGAAAGTAGCCAAAATGAAAAGCTGCCATCCTCCAAAGCTCCAACTCAAGCCATGACTTCTTGcagaaagaagaagaatgaagatgCAACCTTTTTGGAAGGTTTGAAGGATCACATAGATGAGTTCATGCATGCTTCAATGGATGAGCACAAAACTTGCTTTCAGAAGACAATAAAAAAG ATGTTTGGCATGTCAAAAGTTGTTGCAGAGCGAAACGCAGAGACTGCTAATGTTGAAAGCTCACTGCCCCTTCGAACATCATTGTCCGAGTAA
- the LOC113763500 gene encoding 3-ketoacyl-CoA synthase 4-like: MSNHNEAADGSLCCSGADPVVRIKRARKGLPDFVQSVNLKFVKLGYHHLMSHFLTLCLLPLIAITLLQASQMNYQDFQTLYLQLQLNLITVLLVSAIMVFGSTVYIMTRPRSVYLVDYACYRPPDHLQVNFNKFMDHSRLTGDFDESSLEFQRKILERSGLGVETYLPEAMHCVPPRPSMSTAREEAEQVMFGALDNLFKSTNVKPKDIGILVVNCSLFNPTPSLSAMIVNKYGLRGNIQSFNLGGMGCSAGVIAIDLAKDMLQVHRNTYAVVVSTENITQNWYFGNKKSMLIPNCLFRVGCAATLLSNKASEKRRAKYKLVHVVRTHKGAQDTAFRCVYQEQDDHGKTGVSLSKDLMAIAGGALKTNITTLGPLVLPISEQLLFFVTLVARKLCNDAKIKPYIPDFKLAFDHFCIHAGGRGVIDELEKNLQLSPIHVEASRMTLHRFGNTSSSSIWYELAYTEAKGRMKKGHRVWQIAFGSGFKCNSAVWQALRNVKPSPNSPWQDCVDRYPVEMAN, translated from the coding sequence ATGAGCAATCACAACGAGGCGGCTGACGGTAGCCTTTGCTGTTCCGGTGCCGATCCGGTTGTTAGGATTAAAAGAGCTCGAAAAGGGCTTCCAGATTTTGTCCAGAGCGTCAACCTAAAGTTCGTTAAACTGGGATACCACCATCTCATGTCTCACTTTTTGACGCTGTGCCTGCTCCCCCTCATTGCCATCACACTCCTCCAAGCCTCCCAGATGAACTATCAAGACTTCCAGACTCTCTATCTCCAACTCCAACTCAATCTCATCACCGTCCTCCTCGTCTCTGCCATCATGGTCTTCGGATCCACTGTTTACATCATGACCCGGCCTAGATCCGTTTACCTCGTCGACTATGCCTGTTATCGTCCTCCTGATCATCTCCAAGTCAACTTCAACAAATTCATGGACCACTCCAGGCTCACTGGAGATTTCGACGAGTCTTCTTTGGAGTTTCAGCGCAAGATCTTGGAAAGGTCTGGTCTTGGCGTGGAGACGTACTTGCCCGAGGCAATGCACTGCGTCCCACCCCGACCGTCCATGTCCACCGCACGTGAAGAAGCTGAGCAAGTCATGTTCGGCGCGCTTGACAATCTCTTCAAATCCACCAACGTCAAGCCTAAGGACATCGGTATTCTTGTCGTGAATTGCAGTTTGTTCAATCCCACGCCTTCCCTCTCTGCCATGATCGTCAACAAGTACGGATTAAGAGGCAATATTCAGAGCTTCAATTTGGGGGGCATGGGCTGTAGTGCTGGAGTTATCGCAATTGATCTCGCTAAGGACATGCTCCAGGTTCACCGGAACACATACGCAGTAGTTGTCAGCACCGAGAACATCACCCAGAACTGGTATTTTGGTAACAAGAAATCAATGCTGATCCCAAATTGCTTGTTCCGTGTGGGGTGTGCAGCCACGCTATTGTCAAATAAGGCATCTGAGAAGAGAAGGGCCAAGTACAAGCTTGTCCATGTGGTGAGGACTCACAAAGGGGCCCAAGACACGGCCTTCAGGTGTGTTTATCAGGAACAAGATGACCATGGGAAAACCGGGGTGTCCTTATCCAAAGATTTGATGGCTATTGCGGGGGGTGCCCTCAAGACCAATATCACGACGCTGGGGCCTCTGGTGCTGCCCATCAGCGAACAATTGCTCTTCTTTGTGACCCTTGTGGCCCGGAAGCTCTGCAATGACGCCAAGATCAAGCCGTATATCCCAGATTTCAAGCTTGCCTTTGACCATTTCTGCATTCACGCTGGTGGGAGGGGCGTGATTGATGAGCTCGAGAAGAATTTGCAACTTTCACCAATTCACGTGGAGGCCTCTAGGATGACTCTGCATCGATTTGGGAACACTTCTTCTAGCTCGATTTGGTACGAATTGGCATACACTGAAGCTAAGGGGAGGATGAAAAAAGGGCATCGAGTTTGGCAGATTGCCTTTGGGAGTGGATTCAAGTGCAACAGTGCAGTTTGGCAGGCTCTCAGGAATGTGAAGCCATCTCCAAATAGTCCATGGCAAGATTGCGTCGATAGGTATCCTGTTGAGATGGCCAACTGA